A genomic segment from Pseudomonas sp. M30-35 encodes:
- a CDS encoding crotonase/enoyl-CoA hydratase family protein has product MNILIDKVGPVTTLTINRARVCNAIDRPTAQALADALREFEADASARVAVLTGAGDSFCAGADLSAVADDALRANRLEREGDGPMGPSRMQLNKPLIAAIEGHAVAGGLADLRVVAQNTVLGVFCRRFGVPLIDGGTVRLPRVIGQGRALDLILTGRPVLADEALQIGLVNRVVPAGTALAAAQELALEIAGLPQRCMLSDRASSYEQWDLSFTQALENEFERGMSVINSGETQAGAKRFKSGHGRHGRSA; this is encoded by the coding sequence ATGAATATTCTCATCGATAAGGTTGGGCCTGTTACAACGTTGACCATCAATCGGGCGCGGGTATGTAACGCGATTGATCGACCTACCGCACAAGCGCTGGCGGATGCCTTGCGTGAGTTTGAAGCCGATGCCAGCGCCAGGGTCGCAGTGCTCACGGGGGCCGGTGATAGCTTTTGCGCTGGCGCAGATTTGTCTGCGGTTGCCGATGATGCTTTGCGGGCCAACCGACTTGAGCGCGAGGGTGATGGGCCGATGGGGCCGAGCCGTATGCAACTGAACAAACCCTTGATTGCTGCAATTGAAGGGCATGCGGTTGCAGGCGGGTTGGCTGATCTACGCGTGGTGGCTCAAAACACCGTGCTTGGGGTGTTTTGCCGGCGCTTCGGCGTTCCTTTGATTGATGGCGGTACTGTGCGTTTGCCGCGGGTTATTGGCCAAGGGCGCGCCTTGGATTTAATCCTGACGGGACGTCCGGTACTGGCAGATGAAGCGCTACAAATTGGCTTGGTCAATCGAGTCGTGCCAGCAGGTACTGCCTTGGCGGCGGCGCAAGAATTGGCGCTTGAAATTGCTGGTTTACCGCAGAGGTGCATGCTCAGTGATCGAGCAAGTAGTTATGAACAATGGGATCTGAGCTTCACTCAAGCGCTTGAAAACGAGTTTGAACGTGGCATGAGTGTCATTAACAGCGGCGAAACTCAAGCTGGTGCCAAACGTTTCAAAAGTGGCCATGGGCGTCATGGCCGCAGCGCCTAG
- a CDS encoding SDR family oxidoreductase, which translates to MSEAIRFQDQVVIVTGAGGGLGRAHALLFAKHGAKVVVNDLGGSTHGEGANASAADKVVEEIRAAGGVAVANHDSVTDGDKIVAHALEAFGRIDVVVNNAGILRDKTFHKMEQVDWDQVYQVHVEGAYKITRAAWPHMREQGYGRVIFTSSTSGIYGNFGQSNYGMAKLGLYGLTRTLAIEGRKNNILVNAIAPTGGTRMTEGLIPPQVFEQLKPELVSPLVVYLASNSCEETSGLFEVGGGWIGKVRWERSLGAGFDPREGFSPEDVAAHWAQICDFENAAHPADNVEALKEMMANLQKYAI; encoded by the coding sequence ATGAGTGAAGCCATTCGTTTCCAAGACCAAGTCGTAATTGTCACCGGTGCCGGAGGCGGTTTGGGTCGTGCGCATGCTTTGCTGTTCGCCAAGCATGGCGCCAAAGTTGTAGTCAATGATTTAGGCGGCAGCACCCACGGCGAAGGTGCTAATGCCTCTGCGGCAGACAAAGTGGTCGAAGAAATTCGTGCCGCGGGTGGCGTGGCCGTGGCCAACCATGACTCGGTGACTGACGGCGACAAAATCGTTGCGCATGCCTTGGAGGCATTCGGGCGTATTGATGTGGTCGTCAACAATGCCGGAATCCTGCGCGACAAGACCTTCCATAAGATGGAACAGGTTGACTGGGACCAGGTGTATCAGGTGCATGTTGAAGGCGCCTACAAGATTACCCGTGCGGCTTGGCCACATATGCGTGAGCAAGGTTATGGGCGAGTGATTTTCACATCATCGACTTCCGGCATTTACGGTAATTTTGGTCAATCAAATTACGGCATGGCCAAGTTGGGTTTGTATGGCCTGACGCGTACCTTGGCGATTGAGGGCCGTAAAAATAATATTCTGGTTAACGCCATTGCGCCGACTGGCGGCACGCGCATGACTGAAGGTTTGATCCCGCCGCAAGTGTTTGAACAACTTAAACCCGAATTGGTTAGCCCGTTGGTGGTTTACCTGGCCAGCAATAGCTGTGAAGAAACTTCGGGACTGTTTGAAGTAGGCGGCGGCTGGATAGGTAAAGTGCGTTGGGAGCGTAGCCTCGGTGCAGGCTTCGATCCGCGCGAAGGCTTTAGCCCTGAAGATGTTGCTGCGCATTGGGCGCAGATCTGCGATTTTGAAAACGCGGCGCATCCAGCCGATAACGTTGAGGCGTTGAAAGAGATGATGGCTAACCTGCAAAAATATGCCATCTGA
- a CDS encoding alpha/beta fold hydrolase: protein MALPGIPLTQWRAESQRFDFNGHKIHYWTAGAADSPPLLLIHGFPTASWDWHYLWRPLAQHYRLIACDMLGFGYSAKPTGHDYSLLEQADLHQALLAQLNVSGAVHVLAHDYGDSVAQELLARHQAGQFKLASCVFLNGGLFPETHRPVLLQKLLLSPLGPFIGRLFGRKKLEANFAKVFGPNTLPDAAELDDFWALISQNNGPAIMHRLIRYMPERRQQRERWVAAMQTTRVPMRVIDGAVDPISGVHMVERYRALIPHADTVLLEGIGHYPQTEAPEAVLEHYLAFRQQLDQAQ from the coding sequence ATGGCATTGCCAGGTATCCCGCTGACGCAGTGGCGCGCAGAAAGTCAGCGTTTCGACTTCAATGGCCACAAGATTCATTATTGGACCGCTGGTGCCGCTGATTCGCCGCCGCTGTTGCTGATTCATGGCTTTCCGACGGCTAGCTGGGATTGGCATTACCTGTGGCGGCCGTTGGCGCAGCATTACCGGCTGATTGCCTGTGACATGCTCGGATTTGGCTACTCGGCGAAACCGACTGGGCACGATTACAGCTTGCTTGAGCAGGCGGATCTGCATCAAGCGCTACTGGCGCAGCTCAATGTTTCTGGCGCTGTGCATGTGCTGGCGCATGATTATGGTGACAGCGTCGCTCAGGAGCTGCTGGCACGCCATCAAGCAGGGCAATTCAAGTTGGCGAGTTGCGTGTTCCTCAATGGCGGATTATTCCCGGAGACCCATCGTCCGGTGTTGTTGCAAAAGCTCCTGCTAAGTCCGCTGGGCCCCTTCATTGGTCGCTTATTCGGTCGTAAGAAGCTTGAAGCTAACTTCGCTAAAGTGTTCGGTCCAAACACCTTGCCAGACGCGGCAGAGCTTGATGACTTCTGGGCGTTGATTAGCCAAAACAATGGGCCCGCGATTATGCACAGGCTGATTCGTTATATGCCTGAGCGGCGCCAGCAACGCGAGCGCTGGGTGGCGGCGATGCAGACCACTCGGGTGCCGATGCGGGTTATTGATGGTGCTGTCGATCCGATTTCCGGTGTACATATGGTCGAGCGCTACCGGGCACTGATTCCTCATGCCGACACTGTGCTGTTGGAGGGGATTGGCCATTACCCGCAAACCGAAGCGCCAGAAGCCGTGCTTGAGCATTATCTAGCGTTTCGCCAGCAGTTGGATCAAGCCCAGTAG
- a CDS encoding class II aldolase/adducin family protein, which yields MSAAQELSCVSLKDQVSAAEWQTRVDLAACYRLIAMHGWDDLIFTHISAKVPGVDEFLINPFGLMFHEITASSLVKIDLAGNKLMDSPYEINPAGYTIHSAVHEVRHDVACVVHIHTAAGIAVSAQKQGLLPLSQQSLFVLSSLAYHGYEGVALNHDEKARLQADLGDKNFMILPNHGLLTASSSIADTFLMMFTLQRACEVQVMAQSGGAELIHIPQQILDGAKAMVAGVMKSPQGMGGSLAWPALLRKLDQQMPGYAS from the coding sequence ATGAGTGCTGCCCAAGAACTGAGCTGTGTAAGTCTCAAGGATCAGGTATCCGCCGCTGAGTGGCAGACCCGTGTGGATCTGGCCGCATGCTATCGATTGATTGCGATGCACGGTTGGGACGACCTGATCTTCACCCATATCTCTGCGAAAGTCCCCGGCGTTGATGAGTTCCTGATCAACCCATTCGGTTTAATGTTCCACGAAATTACTGCCTCCAGCCTGGTCAAGATCGACCTCGCGGGTAACAAGCTGATGGACAGTCCGTATGAGATCAACCCGGCGGGCTACACCATCCACAGCGCGGTACATGAGGTTCGCCACGACGTTGCTTGTGTCGTCCATATCCATACGGCGGCGGGTATTGCCGTTTCGGCGCAGAAGCAGGGGCTGTTACCGCTATCGCAACAGTCATTGTTTGTACTTTCCAGCTTGGCCTATCACGGTTACGAAGGCGTGGCGCTGAACCATGATGAGAAGGCGCGTTTGCAGGCGGACTTGGGCGACAAAAACTTCATGATCCTGCCCAACCACGGGTTATTGACTGCCTCTTCAAGTATCGCCGACACCTTTCTGATGATGTTCACTTTGCAGCGTGCATGCGAGGTTCAAGTCATGGCGCAAAGCGGCGGTGCCGAGCTGATTCACATCCCTCAGCAAATTCTCGATGGCGCCAAAGCCATGGTCGCCGGGGTGATGAAAAGCCCGCAGGGCATGGGCGGATCTTTGGCTTGGCCGGCTTTGCTACGTAAGCTCGACCAGCAAATGCCAGGCTACGCCAGCTAA
- a CDS encoding flavodoxin, with protein MKVAIFSGSVYGTAEEVARHVQGLLKAAGLETFYNPRASLSDVQAFAPEAFLAVTSTTGMGELPDNLQPLYYAIRDHLPAWSGLPGGVIALGDSSYGDTFCGGGELVRELYAELGIREVQDMLRLDSSESVTPETDAEPWLADFIAALKA; from the coding sequence ATGAAAGTCGCGATCTTTTCTGGTTCGGTCTATGGCACCGCTGAAGAAGTCGCTCGTCATGTTCAGGGGCTATTAAAGGCCGCTGGTCTAGAGACGTTCTATAACCCGCGGGCTAGTTTGTCTGATGTGCAGGCGTTTGCTCCAGAGGCCTTTTTAGCCGTGACATCAACCACCGGCATGGGCGAACTGCCGGATAACCTCCAGCCCCTGTATTACGCTATTCGTGATCATCTACCTGCTTGGAGCGGACTGCCTGGCGGTGTTATCGCGCTGGGTGATTCTAGTTATGGCGATACCTTCTGCGGTGGTGGAGAACTGGTACGCGAGTTATACGCTGAGCTAGGGATTCGTGAGGTTCAGGACATGCTGCGTCTCGATTCCAGTGAAAGCGTGACTCCAGAAACTGACGCCGAGCCTTGGCTTGCCGACTTTATTGCGGCGCTCAAAGCCTAA
- a CDS encoding PAS domain-containing protein has protein sequence MISAKLLQLVVDASNDGIVVAEQEGDDNILIYANPAFEALTGYSSDDILYQDCRFLQADNRDQEGLQAIREALKNGKPCRQVLRNFRKDGSLFWNELSITPIYNESDSLTYFIGIQKNVTEQVQAQERIKQLETEVAHLKAQLADTPFPPKR, from the coding sequence ATGATCAGTGCAAAACTGCTACAGCTGGTGGTCGACGCATCGAACGATGGCATCGTAGTCGCCGAGCAAGAAGGTGATGACAACATCCTGATCTACGCCAACCCCGCTTTTGAAGCGCTGACGGGTTATTCCAGTGACGACATTCTGTACCAAGACTGTCGATTCCTGCAGGCTGACAATCGTGATCAAGAAGGGCTTCAAGCAATCCGCGAAGCGCTTAAAAACGGTAAACCTTGCCGGCAAGTCCTAAGAAACTTCCGAAAAGATGGCTCTTTATTCTGGAATGAGCTATCCATTACGCCGATCTACAATGAAAGTGATAGCCTCACATACTTCATTGGAATTCAGAAAAACGTCACAGAGCAAGTGCAAGCACAAGAGCGTATCAAACAGTTGGAAACTGAGGTTGCACATCTCAAAGCCCAGCTTGCGGATACACCCTTTCCACCTAAACGCTAG
- a CDS encoding PilZ domain-containing protein — translation MQEPVLLTDDELEFIQHLYNRPANKQPGALSVQIDLEESLKDLLSNYANVEKLTIDARFANQRMIFTPFVSEDAQHNQHLELGIPQIFDESGTDRRAWRLPLTTPLELRNLNGSKSGLMVHELSLNGLLIEPPPNRKAPTQFNLLLPLGGQKPISIKGRFVRRASKAFVAYQLDPMDNLSSERLQQFLYLQHRALYPQAHPE, via the coding sequence ATGCAAGAACCAGTACTGCTTACAGACGATGAGTTGGAGTTTATCCAACATCTGTATAACCGGCCTGCAAACAAGCAGCCTGGGGCTTTGTCTGTCCAGATTGACCTCGAAGAGTCGCTAAAAGACCTGCTCAGTAATTACGCGAACGTTGAAAAGCTGACCATTGACGCACGTTTTGCCAACCAACGAATGATCTTCACCCCGTTTGTCTCCGAGGATGCTCAGCACAATCAGCATCTTGAGCTAGGCATCCCGCAAATATTCGATGAGTCCGGCACTGACAGACGTGCTTGGCGGTTGCCTTTAACGACACCACTTGAGCTGCGCAATCTCAACGGCAGTAAAAGCGGCCTGATGGTGCATGAACTGTCGTTGAATGGCCTGCTGATTGAGCCACCACCAAACCGCAAAGCCCCCACCCAATTCAATTTGTTATTGCCGCTTGGTGGACAAAAACCGATTTCAATAAAGGGCCGGTTCGTGCGTAGAGCGAGCAAAGCCTTTGTTGCTTACCAGCTGGACCCGATGGATAACCTCAGTAGCGAACGCTTGCAGCAGTTTCTTTATCTGCAGCACCGCGCCCTGTATCCACAAGCGCATCCGGAATAA
- a CDS encoding MerR family transcriptional regulator translates to MSDPVGALSLNSSALKQEELFPIREVSRLTGVNSVTLRAWERRYGLLQPTRTESGHRLYSQADIESVRSILAWTERGVTVSKVGKILAKSSSAKAASAPVYEVATASEWQQWQTQVRIAVGCFDDLQLDRLYGQIFSSYPLPVVFQDILMPLWQDLLMRHDDVSQASEWLFYDTFLRGRALQRLHAMRSQTEERVLLAALPGHCRELELLVTGLLLSDSSAAVTVLGVGQPLGELAYLCERIKPLGLVLFSNQPPNEQLPQTLKRLALAVNCPVSLTGACADLIEDVLSGTAIACLGSEGRLMSRRLQQFLAGHLDT, encoded by the coding sequence ATGTCAGATCCCGTTGGTGCATTGTCTTTAAACTCCAGTGCTCTAAAACAGGAAGAACTGTTTCCTATTCGTGAAGTTTCGCGTTTGACCGGCGTCAATTCAGTCACATTGCGTGCTTGGGAAAGACGTTACGGGCTTCTTCAGCCGACGCGTACTGAAAGTGGACACCGTTTGTACTCGCAGGCTGATATTGAATCTGTACGCAGTATTCTGGCCTGGACTGAACGTGGCGTAACGGTCAGCAAGGTCGGCAAGATTCTCGCCAAGAGCAGCTCGGCCAAAGCTGCCAGCGCACCGGTGTACGAGGTGGCCACTGCGTCAGAGTGGCAGCAGTGGCAAACGCAGGTTCGCATTGCTGTTGGCTGCTTTGATGACCTGCAACTCGATCGCCTGTACGGCCAAATATTTTCCAGTTATCCACTGCCAGTCGTGTTTCAGGACATCCTGATGCCGCTGTGGCAGGACTTGTTAATGCGTCATGATGATGTCAGCCAAGCCAGTGAGTGGCTGTTCTACGACACCTTCCTGCGTGGTCGCGCACTGCAGCGTTTGCATGCAATGCGCAGTCAAACTGAAGAGCGCGTGCTATTAGCTGCGCTACCTGGCCACTGTCGTGAGCTCGAGTTACTGGTGACGGGCTTATTACTCAGTGACTCCAGTGCCGCAGTCACCGTTTTGGGCGTTGGTCAGCCCCTTGGTGAATTGGCTTATCTGTGTGAGCGTATTAAACCCTTGGGGCTGGTGTTGTTTTCCAATCAGCCGCCCAATGAACAACTACCCCAGACACTTAAGCGCCTAGCGTTAGCAGTTAATTGCCCGGTTAGTTTGACAGGTGCTTGTGCAGACCTGATTGAGGATGTGCTGAGCGGTACAGCCATTGCCTGCCTGGGGAGTGAGGGGCGTTTGATGTCGCGTCGTTTGCAGCAGTTTCTGGCCGGGCATCTCGATACTTAA
- a CDS encoding antibiotic biosynthesis monooxygenase has product MSAQPVTLMVARRVASGRYHDLIAWLHEGEHLATDFPGYLGSGVLAPPPTGDEFQIIFRFADEQTLASWEHSASRTAWLARGAGLFAQPQEQRAVGIDSWFGSAHRQPPRWKQSVAIWLAFFPVSLCFNLLLGGWLSDFSLINRVLLSTLALTPLMTYWFIPLSTRLLAPWLHSRRRPMLRTVEATSTR; this is encoded by the coding sequence ATGTCTGCACAACCTGTCACCTTGATGGTGGCGCGCCGCGTTGCCAGCGGGCGTTATCACGACCTTATCGCCTGGCTACATGAGGGCGAACACCTGGCCACTGACTTCCCCGGCTACTTGGGCTCTGGCGTGTTGGCTCCGCCACCTACCGGCGATGAGTTCCAGATTATTTTCCGTTTCGCTGACGAACAAACCCTCGCGTCGTGGGAGCACTCCGCTTCGCGTACCGCTTGGCTTGCACGCGGCGCCGGTTTATTTGCCCAGCCACAGGAACAGCGCGCAGTCGGCATTGACTCCTGGTTTGGTTCGGCCCATCGCCAACCGCCCCGCTGGAAACAGAGCGTGGCAATTTGGCTGGCGTTCTTCCCGGTATCATTGTGTTTCAATCTTCTGCTCGGTGGCTGGCTCAGCGACTTTTCTTTGATTAACCGAGTACTGCTTTCGACCTTGGCGCTCACACCGCTGATGACGTATTGGTTTATCCCGCTATCAACCCGCCTACTCGCACCATGGCTGCATAGCCGTCGACGCCCCATGCTACGTACCGTTGAAGCGACAAGCACTCGATAA
- a CDS encoding alpha/beta fold hydrolase, protein MTRFFSNNLMTTAAAFLSISLATLPAHATTTEPAKTASTAATPPAYDIDLANYQYPYPVSFFELNSQQHAGSTQPLKMAYMDVPPAEGKSNGKNIVLMHGKNFNSAYWRDTIKVLTNSGYRVIAPDQISFGKSTKPIAYQYSFQQLANNTKQLLDSLGVEKASILGHSMGGMLATRFSLMFSDVTQQLILVNPIGLEDWKTKVPYASVDAIYKSVLASNYEQVKQYQLASYYDNKWQPSYDEWVNLLAGITSDKDYPLFAWNAALTADMIFTQPVVYEFGQVSMPTLLIIGTRDRSALGKDRVSGEVKASLGRYDQLGKQTAKAIPDATLVELDNVGHMPHIEAFDRFIKPLVSFLDESK, encoded by the coding sequence ATGACTCGTTTTTTTTCGAACAATTTGATGACCACTGCTGCGGCCTTTCTCAGCATAAGCCTGGCCACCTTACCCGCCCATGCAACCACCACCGAACCGGCAAAAACAGCTTCAACAGCAGCGACACCACCGGCTTACGACATCGACCTTGCTAATTACCAATATCCCTATCCCGTCAGCTTCTTTGAACTGAACAGCCAACAACACGCAGGCTCGACTCAGCCGCTGAAAATGGCTTACATGGACGTACCCCCTGCAGAAGGTAAAAGTAACGGTAAAAACATCGTTCTGATGCACGGTAAAAATTTCAACAGTGCCTATTGGCGTGACACCATCAAGGTGCTGACAAACTCGGGGTATCGAGTCATCGCACCGGACCAGATCAGCTTCGGCAAATCGACCAAACCCATCGCGTACCAATACAGTTTCCAGCAACTGGCGAATAACACCAAGCAACTGCTCGACTCTTTGGGTGTCGAAAAAGCCAGCATTTTGGGTCACTCCATGGGCGGAATGCTCGCAACTCGCTTTAGCTTGATGTTCAGCGATGTCACGCAACAGCTGATTTTGGTCAACCCGATTGGCCTTGAAGACTGGAAAACCAAAGTCCCTTACGCCTCAGTAGATGCTATCTATAAATCGGTACTGGCAAGCAACTACGAGCAGGTCAAGCAATACCAGCTTGCCAGCTACTACGATAACAAGTGGCAGCCTAGCTATGACGAATGGGTCAATCTACTGGCCGGCATAACCAGTGATAAAGATTACCCACTGTTCGCCTGGAATGCGGCGTTAACCGCAGACATGATCTTCACCCAACCGGTGGTCTACGAGTTTGGCCAAGTGAGCATGCCGACCTTACTGATCATTGGCACACGTGATCGTTCTGCACTTGGCAAGGACCGGGTCAGCGGCGAAGTAAAAGCTTCGCTCGGCCGCTATGACCAACTGGGTAAACAGACGGCTAAAGCGATTCCCGACGCAACATTAGTGGAACTCGATAACGTCGGTCATATGCCGCACATCGAAGCGTTCGATCGCTTCATCAAGCCGCTGGTAAGCTTTTTGGACGAATCAAAGTAA
- the folM gene encoding dihydromonapterin reductase, protein MSADLAPILITGASQRIGLYCAQRLLDEGQPVVVTYRTERNSIEHLRAQGALAIPADFSSEAGILEFIETLKSQVQSLRAIIHNASSWLAEQPGHEAETFQQMTNVHMLAPYLINLHCAALLEQSPCADIIHITDDVARKGSAKHIAYCASKAGLESLNLSFAAKYAPYIKVNSIAPALIMFNPDDDHAYRSKALKKSALGIEPGPDVIYQSIRYLLDSPYTTGTTLTVNGGRHLK, encoded by the coding sequence ATGAGTGCCGACCTCGCCCCGATTTTGATTACTGGCGCCAGTCAACGCATTGGCCTGTACTGCGCCCAACGCCTGCTGGATGAAGGGCAGCCGGTCGTTGTCACCTACCGTACTGAGCGCAACAGTATTGAGCACCTGCGCGCACAAGGTGCGCTGGCAATACCCGCCGACTTCAGCTCCGAGGCCGGTATCCTCGAGTTTATCGAAACACTTAAAAGCCAAGTGCAGAGCCTACGAGCAATCATTCATAACGCCTCGAGCTGGCTGGCTGAGCAGCCCGGTCATGAAGCCGAGACATTCCAGCAAATGACCAATGTGCACATGTTGGCGCCCTACCTGATCAACCTGCACTGTGCGGCGTTGCTAGAACAATCGCCCTGCGCCGATATCATCCACATCACCGATGATGTGGCGCGCAAAGGCAGCGCCAAACATATCGCCTATTGCGCGAGCAAGGCAGGCCTTGAAAGCCTGAATCTATCCTTTGCCGCCAAATATGCCCCCTACATCAAGGTCAACAGCATTGCGCCCGCGCTGATCATGTTCAATCCAGATGACGATCATGCCTATCGCAGTAAAGCGTTGAAAAAGTCAGCACTGGGCATAGAACCCGGTCCCGATGTGATCTACCAATCTATACGCTACTTACTCGACTCGCCGTACACCACGGGCACCACCCTTACCGTAAATGGCGGCCGCCACCTGAAATGA
- the folE gene encoding GTP cyclohydrolase I FolE produces the protein MNDQLSNQYREILIGVGENPEREGLLDTPKRAAKAMQYLCHGYTTSLEEVVNGALFASDNDEMVIVKDIELYSLCEHHLLPFIGKAYVAYIPTGKVLGLSKIARIVDMYARRLQIQENLTRQIADAIQTVTQAKGVAVVIEAQHMCMMMRGVEKQNSVMSTSVMLGAFRESYNTRHEFLQLIGRSK, from the coding sequence ATGAACGATCAACTGTCCAATCAGTATCGTGAGATATTGATAGGAGTGGGCGAAAACCCCGAGCGTGAAGGCTTGCTGGACACACCCAAACGCGCAGCCAAAGCCATGCAGTACCTGTGTCACGGCTACACAACAAGTCTCGAAGAAGTGGTCAATGGTGCACTGTTTGCCAGCGATAACGATGAGATGGTCATCGTCAAGGATATTGAGCTCTACTCGCTGTGCGAGCACCATTTGCTGCCCTTTATTGGCAAGGCGTATGTCGCGTATATCCCGACCGGTAAAGTGCTGGGCCTGTCAAAAATAGCCCGAATCGTCGATATGTACGCGCGCCGCCTGCAAATTCAAGAAAACCTGACTCGGCAAATTGCCGACGCTATTCAGACAGTCACACAAGCCAAGGGGGTTGCGGTGGTCATTGAAGCCCAGCACATGTGCATGATGATGCGCGGTGTCGAAAAGCAGAACTCAGTAATGAGTACTTCTGTCATGCTTGGGGCGTTTCGTGAGTCGTACAATACCCGCCACGAATTTCTGCAATTGATTGGACGGAGTAAGTAA
- the folX gene encoding dihydroneopterin triphosphate 2'-epimerase, with translation MPRLEPGMARIRVKDLRLRTFIGIKEEEINNKQDVLINLTILYPAVDAVRDNDIDHALNYRTITKAIIQHVEDNRFALLERLTQEILDLVMRNDAVRYAEVEVDKPHALRFAESVSITLAGHR, from the coding sequence ATGCCGCGACTGGAACCCGGGATGGCACGGATTCGCGTCAAGGATCTGCGCCTGCGCACCTTTATCGGGATCAAAGAAGAAGAGATCAACAACAAACAAGACGTGTTGATCAATCTGACAATTCTCTACCCGGCAGTAGACGCTGTACGTGACAACGACATCGATCACGCACTGAACTACCGCACCATCACCAAGGCGATCATCCAGCATGTTGAAGACAATCGCTTTGCCTTGCTCGAGCGCCTGACCCAGGAAATTCTCGATTTAGTCATGCGCAACGATGCCGTGCGCTACGCTGAAGTGGAGGTCGACAAGCCCCATGCCCTGCGTTTTGCCGAGTCCGTGTCGATCACACTTGCCGGTCATCGCTAA
- a CDS encoding DUF1244 domain-containing protein, producing the protein MTDQERLELEAAAFRSLVQHLRSRPDVQNIDMMNLAGFCRNCLSKWFKAAADDNGVAITPDQAREEVYGMPYADWKAKYQQEATAEQLAALNKQNSKG; encoded by the coding sequence ATGACTGATCAAGAACGTCTCGAACTCGAAGCCGCTGCTTTCCGTAGCCTGGTGCAACATCTACGCAGCCGTCCTGATGTGCAAAACATCGACATGATGAATCTGGCCGGTTTCTGCCGGAACTGTTTGTCCAAGTGGTTCAAAGCTGCAGCAGATGACAACGGGGTAGCGATTACCCCGGACCAGGCCCGCGAAGAGGTTTACGGCATGCCGTACGCTGACTGGAAAGCCAAATACCAGCAAGAAGCCACAGCCGAACAATTGGCTGCCCTGAACAAGCAAAACAGCAAAGGATAA
- a CDS encoding HopJ type III effector protein, producing MSALQEFRTRLNSDTFNFAETLEFIASQYHYQPSAFSNGGVENAAGQNEGSCKVLGLALLEELSDDEALRCFGEHYRSVLATPEGSDHANIRALMVHGLRAVKFAQQPLSRSR from the coding sequence ATGAGTGCCCTGCAAGAATTTCGTACACGCCTGAACAGCGACACATTCAACTTTGCTGAAACCCTGGAATTTATTGCCAGCCAGTATCATTACCAGCCCAGCGCCTTCAGCAACGGTGGCGTTGAAAACGCAGCGGGGCAAAACGAGGGGTCGTGTAAAGTCCTCGGCTTGGCATTACTCGAAGAACTGAGCGATGACGAAGCGCTGCGCTGCTTTGGCGAACACTACCGCAGTGTCCTGGCAACGCCGGAAGGTTCAGACCACGCCAACATCCGTGCTTTGATGGTGCATGGTTTGCGCGCCGTTAAGTTTGCGCAACAGCCGCTTAGCCGTTCGCGGTAA